A single genomic interval of bacterium harbors:
- a CDS encoding D-aminoacylase produces the protein MTKYDILIRNAQIVDGTGQAAYTGDVGVIGERIAWTGRGGEPATQPEETARRVIDARGMVLSPGFVDMHGHSDYTLLIDHRAESKLRQGVTTEVVGNCGYSAAPMYSPLLEERKPEYEGLYGLALTWHSFPEYLTMVEASAPSLNYVFLIGHNTLRASCMGFGDQMPSSGQMARMEAWVDEALACGAFGLSSGLFYAPACFAKKEELIGLASRVSQAGGILTTHIRNEGDGLLEALYEILIIARESRVSLQISHLKTFGRENWGKLDHALALIESVRQQGVDVTFDRYPYLAVQTSLQSLLPDWAQSGGSEAIVQRLSDPSVRRELIQQLLTRHPEEDYGASIFISLVAGEAHKDREGLNLAQIADYQKVSWAEAALDLLRDERTQVEIIQFAMSEHNLARILQHPLAMIGSDSSSRAATGPLRIGKPHPRAFGTFSRVIGEFWREKHILTLEEAVRKMTALPCQKLGIPDRGLIREGMTADLVLFDPACIADQATYQDPFRYPTGIRLVMINGRICLEEDGSILPGQGRVLRRR, from the coding sequence ATGACGAAGTACGATATCCTGATACGAAATGCTCAAATTGTTGACGGCACAGGCCAGGCAGCCTATACGGGAGATGTTGGCGTTATTGGCGAGCGGATAGCCTGGACCGGCAGGGGAGGAGAACCTGCCACACAGCCCGAAGAGACTGCCCGCAGGGTTATCGATGCCCGGGGTATGGTCCTTTCACCCGGGTTTGTGGACATGCACGGCCACTCGGACTATACCCTTCTCATCGATCACCGGGCCGAGAGCAAGCTCCGGCAGGGAGTCACCACCGAAGTGGTGGGAAACTGCGGCTATTCGGCTGCGCCCATGTATTCACCGCTGCTTGAGGAAAGAAAACCGGAATACGAGGGACTCTACGGCCTTGCCCTCACCTGGCATTCTTTCCCCGAATACCTCACCATGGTCGAGGCCTCTGCACCCTCCCTCAATTATGTTTTCCTCATCGGCCATAATACCCTCCGGGCCTCATGCATGGGGTTTGGCGACCAAATGCCCTCATCCGGCCAGATGGCCCGCATGGAAGCGTGGGTGGATGAGGCTTTGGCCTGCGGCGCTTTCGGCTTATCGAGCGGCCTGTTCTACGCTCCGGCCTGCTTTGCCAAAAAAGAGGAACTGATCGGACTGGCCAGCAGGGTCAGCCAGGCAGGAGGCATCCTGACCACCCACATCCGAAACGAGGGGGATGGCCTTCTGGAAGCCCTCTATGAGATCCTGATCATAGCCAGAGAATCCAGGGTATCGCTGCAAATCTCTCACCTCAAGACCTTTGGCCGCGAGAACTGGGGAAAACTGGACCACGCCCTGGCATTGATCGAATCGGTCAGGCAGCAGGGCGTCGATGTCACCTTTGACCGCTATCCCTACCTGGCTGTCCAGACCAGCCTTCAGTCCCTGCTGCCCGATTGGGCCCAAAGCGGAGGGAGTGAAGCCATTGTGCAGCGGCTTTCGGACCCTTCGGTCCGGCGCGAGCTGATTCAGCAGCTCCTGACCAGGCATCCGGAAGAGGATTACGGGGCCTCGATATTCATTTCCCTGGTGGCCGGGGAGGCTCATAAAGACCGGGAAGGACTCAATCTTGCCCAGATTGCAGATTATCAAAAGGTATCCTGGGCTGAGGCCGCTCTTGACCTTCTGCGGGATGAGCGGACCCAGGTCGAAATTATCCAGTTCGCCATGAGCGAGCACAATCTGGCCAGAATCCTTCAGCATCCCCTGGCCATGATCGGCTCGGACAGCAGCTCGAGAGCTGCCACGGGACCTTTGCGCATCGGCAAGCCCCACCCGCGCGCCTTTGGCACCTTCAGCCGGGTGATCGGAGAGTTCTGGCGTGAAAAACACATCCTCACCCTGGAAGAGGCGGTGCGCAAAATGACCGCCCTCCCCTGCCAAAAGCTCGGCATCCCGGATCGCGGCCTGATCAGAGAAGGAATGACCGCAGACCTCGTACTGTTTGATCCTGCATGCATTGCCGACCAAGCCACCTACCAGGACCCGTTCCGCTACCCTACCGGCATCCGGCTGGTCATGATCAATGGCCGGATATGCCTTGAGGAGGACGGTTCCATCCTTCCGGGGCAGGGCAGGGTGCTGCGGCGCAGGTAA
- a CDS encoding tetratricopeptide repeat protein — translation MIKKLIDRKTFPALLLILMIGLMTTLLCHHDSWSAQRSRQSDRHSGKKSSKTEKSGRSSRPGRSRSASAQNRSAYKDDSLKDSPPVNNNFSQGVREFHRGSYSPARRYLEAARSENPELMDYVLYYLARSLEELGDREQAIATFEKLLAQYPQSRFTPKATLKVADIYFFLRQYDKARVYYQKSLDLVPDKKEYILFQTALSLIDEKKWTETRDILKKILVQFPGGEYARLSIMCNQELEKEYHLPPLTFSEEDRMEMIQAQIRGRCYEEALRRIAEFRKQPSLSPGCRAHLLFQEASCHTKLGNKDQALETLRRMVRLYPGSDDAAEALLLIGNTLWNQDRDAEAIDAYEKVVKDFPRRAGAADKAWYMIGRIHEQNRNYPKAIASFESLVRNFPKSSYYPESLWRIGWGYYQQGKYQEARQRFKDGLTKVEEHQDKHQLLYWQARAAEKSQDSPAALSLYQTIANDGYYSYYTWWAQQRVEKWNAPALLDSFPGQVEITGVSYSEDVRFHLVRARKLLEYGLKEEASGEIGILVEAQESDPGYWYNLSKLARRAGMNREAVLAGSRCQQSLARQGRSESYADVLELLYPLIYWDSIERHAGRYGLDPLIVCALMRQESMFDPLSLSSARAYGLMQIIPSTARMIASRINAFGGQNFEVEQLYEPDVNIAFGCWYLADLLQRFDGNLVYTLISYNAGEETLKRWRNQYNTVNLDEFVEMLSYKETRNYVKKVLKNYGCYMRLYSGKSASSPTSPAAPKQVNRQDSQARGTSGPTGLNQGGEG, via the coding sequence GTGATCAAAAAGCTAATCGATAGAAAAACATTCCCGGCCTTACTTCTTATCCTGATGATCGGACTGATGACGACTCTGCTCTGCCACCACGACTCCTGGTCTGCCCAGCGCAGCAGGCAAAGTGACCGGCACAGCGGGAAGAAGTCATCGAAAACTGAAAAAAGCGGCCGATCGAGCCGACCCGGCCGATCCCGGTCCGCATCAGCTCAGAACAGGTCCGCTTACAAGGATGATTCACTGAAAGATTCTCCTCCGGTAAACAATAACTTCAGCCAGGGCGTCAGGGAGTTTCACCGGGGAAGCTATTCACCGGCCAGGCGATACCTCGAAGCAGCGCGCTCTGAAAATCCCGAACTGATGGACTATGTTCTCTACTATCTGGCCAGGTCCCTGGAAGAGCTTGGCGACCGTGAGCAGGCAATCGCCACCTTCGAGAAGCTCCTTGCCCAATACCCGCAGAGCAGGTTTACGCCCAAGGCCACGCTGAAAGTGGCTGACATCTATTTTTTTCTCCGGCAATATGATAAAGCACGGGTTTATTATCAGAAAAGTCTGGACCTTGTACCTGACAAAAAGGAGTATATCCTCTTCCAGACAGCCCTCTCCCTGATCGATGAAAAAAAGTGGACCGAGACGAGGGACATCCTGAAGAAAATCCTGGTCCAGTTTCCCGGCGGCGAGTATGCCCGTCTGAGCATCATGTGCAACCAGGAACTGGAGAAAGAGTATCACCTTCCCCCCCTGACCTTTTCCGAAGAGGACCGGATGGAAATGATCCAGGCACAGATCAGGGGGCGCTGCTATGAAGAAGCCCTGCGCCGGATCGCAGAGTTTCGAAAGCAGCCATCGCTTTCCCCTGGTTGCCGGGCGCATCTTCTCTTTCAGGAGGCCAGTTGCCATACTAAATTGGGGAACAAGGATCAGGCCCTGGAAACCCTGCGCCGCATGGTCCGGCTCTATCCCGGCTCCGATGACGCTGCAGAAGCTTTGCTGCTCATCGGAAACACCCTCTGGAACCAGGACCGGGACGCAGAGGCTATTGACGCCTACGAGAAAGTGGTAAAAGATTTTCCCCGCAGGGCAGGCGCGGCGGACAAGGCGTGGTACATGATTGGGCGGATTCATGAGCAGAACCGGAATTACCCGAAGGCCATTGCCAGCTTCGAAAGCCTGGTCCGGAATTTCCCCAAGAGCAGCTATTACCCTGAGTCCCTCTGGAGAATCGGCTGGGGCTACTATCAGCAGGGGAAATATCAGGAAGCCCGGCAGCGCTTCAAAGATGGTTTGACCAAGGTCGAAGAGCATCAGGACAAACATCAGCTTTTATACTGGCAGGCCAGGGCGGCGGAAAAGAGCCAGGACTCACCGGCAGCCCTCTCGCTCTACCAGACCATTGCCAATGACGGCTACTATTCTTATTATACCTGGTGGGCACAGCAGCGGGTCGAAAAATGGAACGCCCCTGCCCTCCTGGACTCTTTTCCCGGCCAGGTTGAAATCACCGGGGTCAGCTATTCGGAGGATGTCCGCTTTCACCTGGTCCGGGCCCGGAAGCTTCTGGAATACGGGCTGAAGGAAGAGGCATCCGGAGAGATCGGGATCCTGGTCGAGGCGCAGGAATCCGATCCCGGCTACTGGTATAACCTGAGTAAACTGGCCCGGAGGGCGGGCATGAACCGTGAGGCGGTCCTGGCAGGCTCCCGCTGCCAGCAGTCACTTGCCCGGCAAGGCAGGTCGGAAAGCTATGCGGATGTGCTGGAATTGCTCTACCCCCTCATCTACTGGGACTCCATCGAACGGCATGCAGGCAGGTATGGCCTTGATCCCCTGATCGTGTGCGCTCTCATGCGGCAGGAGAGCATGTTCGATCCCCTGAGCCTGTCCAGCGCCCGCGCCTATGGGCTGATGCAGATCATCCCCAGTACGGCCAGGATGATCGCCAGCCGGATCAATGCCTTCGGAGGCCAGAATTTCGAGGTAGAACAGCTCTACGAGCCGGATGTCAACATCGCCTTTGGCTGCTGGTACCTGGCTGACCTGCTCCAGCGGTTTGATGGCAATCTGGTGTACACCCTCATATCGTACAACGCCGGAGAAGAGACCCTGAAGCGGTGGCGCAATCAATACAATACTGTCAACCTCGATGAATTCGTGGAAATGCTCTCCTACAAGGAGACCCGAAACTATGTCAAAAAGGTGCTGAAGAATTATGGCTGCTATATGCGGCTGTATAGCGGCAAATCCGCCAGTTCTCCTACTTCCCCGGCAGCACCCAAGCAGGTCAACAGACAGGACAGTCAGGCCAGGGGGACCAGCGGGCCAACCGGGCTGAATCAGGGCGGGGAGGGGTAG
- the nagA gene encoding N-acetylglucosamine-6-phosphate deacetylase produces MRALPASFFAQETMIALIHGRIITPLEEIENGTILINDRTIQKIGRTEEITLSEGATVFDVRGKIICPGFIDVHLHGARGCDFAEATPEAIRKIVAFHLAHGTTAFLPAIISLPDQKLRTVLEQLPKAWMNTEYSSSFLGIHLEGPFLNAAYRGVHNEQYLGTPSVEKVESFLACSAGTVKMMTLAPELLNSMEVIRWLDERKVVVSLGHSNATYLEVRQAVREGLRHVTHTFNALRGLHQREPGAVGAALDIRGISADIIADGLHVHPAALRLLWRQKGEEGVILITDASPVAGLPPGTYPLWDRQVRLEEDRVLTIDSDQLAGSIITMDDAIRIFQAATGCTLTQAIRLATWNPAVLLGIESRKGILAPGGDADLVVMDEQVRIEMVMANGRVLGGRSLGRA; encoded by the coding sequence ATGCGGGCTCTGCCCGCTTCTTTTTTTGCTCAAGAGACCATGATTGCCCTCATCCACGGTAGAATCATCACTCCCCTTGAAGAGATCGAAAACGGCACAATCCTGATCAATGATCGAACAATCCAGAAGATTGGCCGGACGGAAGAAATCACTCTCTCCGAAGGGGCGACAGTTTTCGATGTAAGGGGGAAAATCATCTGCCCCGGCTTCATTGATGTTCATCTTCACGGAGCCAGAGGCTGCGACTTTGCCGAGGCAACCCCGGAGGCAATCAGGAAAATCGTCGCTTTTCATCTGGCCCACGGGACTACTGCCTTTTTGCCTGCGATCATCTCCCTGCCTGACCAAAAATTGCGCACAGTCCTGGAGCAACTGCCAAAAGCCTGGATGAACACGGAATATTCTTCCTCCTTTCTGGGCATTCATCTGGAAGGGCCGTTCCTGAATGCTGCTTACCGGGGAGTACACAATGAGCAGTATTTGGGTACTCCCTCTGTCGAAAAGGTTGAATCATTCCTCGCCTGTTCTGCCGGAACAGTGAAAATGATGACTCTGGCACCGGAATTGCTTAACTCGATGGAGGTTATCCGATGGCTGGATGAGCGAAAGGTGGTCGTCTCGCTCGGCCACTCCAATGCCACCTATCTTGAGGTCAGGCAGGCAGTCAGGGAAGGGCTCCGGCATGTTACCCACACCTTCAATGCCCTTCGCGGTCTGCATCAGCGCGAGCCGGGTGCTGTGGGCGCGGCTTTGGATATCAGGGGAATATCAGCCGATATTATCGCCGATGGCCTGCATGTTCATCCTGCTGCTTTACGGCTGCTCTGGCGGCAAAAGGGAGAGGAGGGGGTAATCCTCATTACCGATGCAAGCCCGGTTGCAGGGCTTCCGCCGGGTACTTACCCGCTGTGGGACAGGCAGGTCCGGCTGGAAGAAGACAGGGTGCTGACCATCGATTCGGATCAACTCGCTGGCAGCATTATAACGATGGATGATGCTATCCGCATCTTTCAGGCGGCCACCGGCTGCACCCTGACCCAGGCAATCCGGCTGGCCACCTGGAATCCGGCAGTTCTTTTGGGGATCGAGAGCCGAAAAGGTATCCTGGCTCCGGGAGGAGACGCAGACCTTGTGGTCATGGATGAACAGGTGCGGATCGAAATGGTGATGGCAAACGGGAGAGTGCTTGGAGGGCGATCTCTTGGTCGAGCCTGA
- a CDS encoding adenosine-specific kinase produces the protein MEFETITVSIPEGSNCILGQTHFIKTVEDLYEIIRTTCPQAKFGLAFTEASADCLIRFEGNDQSLQEAACANLQKIAAGHVFLIFLKDAYPINVLNAIKACPEVCSIFCATANPVEVVIARTAQGRGVMGVIDGYQPKGVEQEKDRQARHGLLRKLSYKL, from the coding sequence ATGGAATTTGAAACAATTACCGTATCCATTCCGGAAGGAAGCAATTGTATCCTGGGTCAGACCCACTTTATCAAGACCGTCGAGGATTTATATGAAATTATCCGCACCACCTGCCCGCAGGCCAAATTCGGTCTGGCCTTTACCGAAGCATCAGCGGACTGCCTGATCCGGTTCGAAGGGAATGATCAGAGCTTGCAGGAGGCTGCCTGCGCCAATCTGCAAAAAATTGCCGCTGGTCACGTATTCCTGATCTTTCTCAAAGACGCCTATCCGATCAATGTGCTGAATGCCATCAAGGCATGCCCTGAGGTATGCTCGATCTTTTGCGCTACGGCCAATCCTGTCGAAGTGGTGATTGCCAGGACCGCTCAGGGCCGGGGGGTGATGGGAGTCATTGACGGCTATCAGCCCAAGGGGGTCGAGCAGGAAAAAGACCGGCAGGCCAGACACGGACTTTTACGGAAGCTGTCATATAAATTATGA
- a CDS encoding ATP-binding protein gives MRFFNTAGPVRCEEHYCLPPLGRLDLTEILSLIAQKKYFVLHAPRQTGKTSCLLALMDYLNATGSYRCLYINVESAQAAREDVRQGMRAILSALSSRAFHFLRDGFPESCWQQVLETSGEYGAFNTLLSLWAKESPLPLILLIDEIDSLVGDTLISVLRQLRAGYDMRPGLFPQSIILCGVRDVRDYRIHSARDKAIITGGSAFNVKAESLRLGNFSRDEVIALYREHTEDTGQEFTQEALDMAWDLTQGQPWLLNALGYEVCFKIKEGLDRSKPITAEMIQQAKENIILRRDTHIDQLADKLQEARVRRVIEPILEGLKEPEQIPVEDLSYVIDLGLVRVDGQLRIANRLYQEVIPRELTYSTQVTISEQPSWYISPDDRRLDMDKLLGSFQEFFREHSEHWVERFQYKEAGPQLLLQAFLQRIINGGGRIEREYGLGRMRTDLLIIWPYTGGIQKVVIELKILHKSLDNTIEQGLKQIMEYMDRCTADQGHLVIFDRSEGKKWEEKIFRRKEKYQNKSIAIWGM, from the coding sequence ATGCGTTTTTTCAATACGGCCGGGCCGGTAAGGTGCGAGGAGCATTATTGTTTGCCTCCACTTGGCAGGCTTGACCTCACTGAAATACTCTCCCTGATTGCCCAGAAAAAATATTTTGTCTTGCATGCCCCGAGGCAGACAGGGAAAACATCCTGTCTTCTCGCCCTGATGGATTATCTCAACGCTACCGGCAGCTATCGGTGCCTTTACATCAATGTGGAGTCGGCTCAGGCTGCCAGAGAGGATGTGCGGCAAGGCATGAGGGCCATACTGTCCGCTCTGTCTTCGAGGGCCTTCCATTTTCTTCGCGATGGTTTTCCCGAATCTTGTTGGCAGCAGGTGCTGGAAACAAGCGGGGAATATGGTGCGTTCAATACCTTGCTCTCCCTGTGGGCCAAAGAGAGCCCACTTCCTTTGATCCTTTTGATCGATGAAATTGATTCGCTTGTGGGCGATACATTGATTTCCGTGTTACGCCAATTACGGGCAGGTTATGATATGCGTCCCGGCCTGTTTCCTCAAAGCATCATACTGTGCGGCGTCAGGGATGTAAGAGACTACCGGATACATTCTGCCAGGGATAAAGCGATTATTACCGGAGGAAGTGCTTTTAATGTAAAAGCGGAATCTCTTCGTCTTGGTAACTTTTCCAGGGACGAGGTAATAGCTCTTTATAGAGAGCACACGGAAGATACGGGACAGGAATTTACTCAAGAGGCCCTGGACATGGCTTGGGACTTGACCCAGGGTCAGCCCTGGCTGCTCAATGCCCTGGGCTATGAGGTTTGCTTTAAAATAAAGGAGGGACTTGACCGAAGTAAGCCAATTACAGCCGAGATGATTCAACAGGCCAAAGAAAATATCATTCTGAGAAGGGACACCCACATCGACCAGTTGGCTGACAAACTGCAAGAAGCGCGGGTCCGGCGGGTGATTGAGCCAATATTGGAGGGGCTTAAAGAACCGGAGCAGATTCCCGTGGAAGACCTGTCGTATGTGATAGACTTGGGGTTGGTGAGAGTTGACGGGCAATTGCGCATAGCAAACCGGCTCTATCAGGAGGTGATTCCCAGAGAGCTGACCTACAGCACCCAGGTCACCATCTCGGAGCAGCCTTCGTGGTATATCAGTCCGGATGACAGGCGACTCGATATGGACAAGCTTCTTGGCTCATTTCAGGAATTTTTCCGTGAACATTCGGAGCACTGGGTAGAACGGTTTCAGTACAAAGAGGCAGGGCCTCAATTACTGCTGCAAGCCTTTCTCCAGAGGATCATCAATGGCGGAGGCCGCATCGAGAGGGAATACGGCCTTGGCAGGATGCGGACCGATCTCCTTATTATCTGGCCTTACACAGGTGGTATCCAAAAGGTGGTGATCGAGCTTAAGATACTCCATAAATCGCTCGATAATACTATCGAGCAAGGACTTAAACAGATAATGGAATACATGGACCGATGTACTGCGGATCAAGGCCATCTGGTGATCTTTGACCGGAGTGAAGGGAAAAAGTGGGAGGAAAAGATATTCAGGCGGAAAGAGAAATACCAAAACAAAAGTATTGCCATCTGGGGAATGTAA
- a CDS encoding Crp/Fnr family transcriptional regulator: MKKSSTEEEQSSMSSMKNISAIPLFEGLTRDQYEALSNIAVDQIIRRGQTIFSENEEGAGFYLVISGRVKIFKLSAEGKEQIIHIAEAGEPFGEVAVFAGQRFPAHAEAIEESRILFFPRPAFVDLIRKNPSLAMNMLAVLSQRLRKLTALIDSLSLKEVPARLAAYLLYLSERNEAANDLALDITKRQLACLLGTIPETLSRILAKMVKQGLIQSDGNRIIIKNRLGMEELAEGIRRL, encoded by the coding sequence ATGAAGAAAAGCAGTACAGAAGAGGAGCAGTCATCGATGAGCTCAATGAAAAATATTTCAGCTATTCCACTTTTTGAGGGCCTGACCAGGGACCAGTACGAGGCATTATCCAATATTGCCGTAGACCAGATCATCCGACGAGGGCAAACGATCTTTTCCGAAAATGAGGAAGGGGCGGGATTCTACCTTGTTATTTCAGGCAGGGTCAAAATTTTCAAGCTCTCAGCCGAGGGCAAAGAGCAGATCATCCATATCGCTGAAGCCGGAGAGCCTTTCGGGGAGGTGGCGGTCTTTGCAGGTCAACGTTTCCCGGCACATGCCGAGGCTATCGAGGAAAGCCGGATCCTGTTCTTTCCCCGTCCGGCCTTTGTCGATCTCATCAGGAAAAACCCTTCCCTGGCCATGAATATGCTGGCTGTCCTTTCCCAACGGCTTCGCAAGCTCACTGCCTTGATCGACAGCCTCTCCCTCAAGGAAGTCCCTGCACGGCTGGCCGCGTATCTCTTGTATCTGAGCGAGCGGAACGAAGCGGCCAACGATCTTGCCCTGGATATCACCAAACGGCAACTGGCCTGCCTGCTGGGCACGATCCCTGAAACCCTGTCCCGCATTCTGGCTAAAATGGTGAAACAGGGCTTGATTCAATCGGACGGCAACCGGATTATCATCAAAAACCGCCTGGGTATGGAAGAGCTGGCCGAGGGAATAAGGCGGCTCTGA
- a CDS encoding bifunctional riboflavin kinase/FAD synthetase: MRIIRGLKCLDPNVRNVVLTLGNFDGLHLGHQKILQTVIDRARKSGAYSMVFTFEPHPLKILAPDRCPPLLTTFHEKMKLFQKMDLDIVLFARFTEEFASQHAEEFIQHILWDKLQVKEIYIGYNHTFGRGGRGTIAMLEEFSRQYPFRVQVVDEVVIQGENVSSTAIRNYIREGNLEKANLLLGRPYTLTGKVVPGCGRGRKLGFPTANIAPGIKLIPRSGVYLARVPIHGKIYNGLANIGFKPTFQDSPPGVEVYIFDLQADLYNQYLEIELIKRIRDEISFPNVGSLVQQIERDVRDAHQIFKDEEKQS, encoded by the coding sequence ATGAGAATCATTCGAGGATTAAAATGCCTGGACCCGAATGTCCGGAATGTGGTACTCACGCTGGGCAATTTTGACGGATTGCATCTGGGGCATCAGAAGATCCTTCAGACAGTGATCGATCGGGCGAGAAAATCAGGGGCATACAGCATGGTTTTTACCTTTGAGCCGCACCCGTTGAAAATTCTTGCTCCTGACCGATGTCCTCCGCTTCTGACTACCTTCCACGAGAAGATGAAACTGTTTCAGAAGATGGACCTCGATATTGTTCTCTTTGCCCGGTTTACCGAAGAATTCGCCAGTCAGCATGCGGAGGAGTTTATTCAGCATATCCTCTGGGATAAATTGCAGGTCAAGGAGATCTATATAGGCTATAATCATACGTTTGGCCGGGGCGGCAGGGGGACCATCGCCATGCTCGAGGAATTCTCCCGCCAGTATCCCTTTCGGGTGCAGGTGGTGGATGAAGTGGTCATTCAGGGGGAAAACGTCAGCAGCACGGCCATTCGGAATTACATCCGGGAGGGTAACCTGGAGAAGGCGAATCTCCTGCTGGGCAGGCCCTACACCTTGACCGGCAAGGTCGTACCGGGGTGTGGCCGGGGAAGAAAGCTCGGATTTCCCACAGCCAACATTGCTCCGGGCATCAAGCTGATTCCCAGATCCGGAGTCTATCTGGCCAGGGTCCCGATACACGGGAAGATTTATAACGGATTGGCCAATATCGGCTTCAAGCCTACCTTTCAGGATTCTCCGCCGGGAGTGGAGGTCTATATTTTTGATCTCCAGGCTGACCTCTACAATCAATACCTGGAGATTGAGCTGATCAAGCGCATCCGCGACGAGATATCTTTTCCCAATGTCGGATCGTTGGTTCAGCAAATCGAGCGGGATGTCAGGGATGCTCATCAAATTTTCAAGGATGAAGAGAAACAGTCATAA